From the genome of Deinococcus sp. AJ005, one region includes:
- a CDS encoding 4a-hydroxytetrahydrobiopterin dehydratase — protein sequence MAYDSRMGYDPDRKLTDGDVHDLKPAGWWGDDGLLFREFTFDSYQAGVDFAVQVAALAEERGHHPDIHIFYRRVKLNYFTHDAGGVTGADIAGAQAVNDLFDLAARPEGGAEG from the coding sequence ATGGCCTACGATTCCCGCATGGGTTACGACCCGGACCGCAAATTGACCGACGGCGACGTGCATGACCTCAAACCCGCCGGATGGTGGGGCGATGACGGTCTGCTGTTCCGCGAATTCACCTTTGACAGTTATCAGGCCGGGGTGGATTTCGCCGTGCAGGTGGCGGCGCTGGCCGAGGAACGGGGACACCACCCGGACATTCACATTTTTTACAGGCGGGTCAAGCTCAACTACTTCACCCACGATGCGGGCGGCGTGACGGGGGCGGATATCGCGGGCGCGCAGGCGGTCAACGATCTGTTTGATCTGGCAGCCAGACCCGAAGGTGGCGCGGAGGGTTGA
- a CDS encoding thioesterase family protein encodes MKLSIPDADTLWDSLPPMRRHQQMLTVGPEHLDEMDHVNNTVYLVWCEGVARAHADRLGMGTGALRALGAVPVARQHVINYHRPALLGDRVRVRTALTVHAGLRSVRAYTIDRLNSSDPADLGVRLAECQTEWVWVDPVTGRPRRAPAEVIDRFGFGVQQLHERQ; translated from the coding sequence TTGAAACTCAGCATCCCCGACGCCGATACCCTGTGGGACAGTCTGCCGCCTATGCGGCGGCACCAGCAGATGTTGACCGTGGGGCCAGAGCATCTGGACGAGATGGACCATGTCAACAACACGGTGTATCTGGTGTGGTGCGAGGGGGTGGCCCGTGCCCACGCGGACCGGCTGGGCATGGGTACAGGGGCGCTGCGTGCGCTGGGGGCGGTGCCGGTGGCGCGGCAGCATGTGATCAATTACCACCGTCCGGCGCTGCTGGGGGACCGGGTGCGCGTCCGCACGGCGCTGACCGTTCATGCGGGGCTGCGGAGTGTGCGTGCCTACACCATTGACCGCCTGAACAGCAGCGACCCAGCGGACCTCGGCGTTCGGCTGGCCGAATGTCAGACCGAATGGGTCTGGGTGGACCCTGTGACAGGCCGCCCCCGCCGCGCCCCCGCCGAGGTGATAGACCGCTTCGGCTTCGGGGTTCAGCAGCTTCACGAGAGGCAATAA